From the genome of Alteromonas stellipolaris:
TCTGCATTTAATAGGGTTGTAACATGGACATACATGGGTTTTTAAAGACACATCAGCTACCAAGTACGTATGCGGACACTGCACAAAAATGGTTCATCCCATTATGCGAACGGCTAGTTAAGCACCAAGAGAGTGCAGGAGATTCAAGTAAAGCCCCATTGGTGGTCGGAATTAACGGCTGCCAAGGTTCGGGTAAATCTACGCTAACTGATTTTATAAGCGCATATTTAACCAGCATTTATTCCAAAAAAGTGGTTTGTCTTTCTATTGATGACTTTTATTTAGACAAATCGCAGCGAAATGCGCTGTCGATAAAAGTTCACCCACTTCTTGCAACCAGAGGTGTGCCAGGTACACACAATATGCCGCTAGCGCTTGATACGTTTAAGCAGCTCAAAGGCAGTGATCAAGTAGCCCTTCCCCGTTTCAATAAAGCCATAGACAACCCCTTTCCTGTTAATCAGTGGCCCGTTATTTCTGCGCCACCAGATATCATTATTTTGGAGGGATGGTGCGTTGGTGTAACACCACAAAACGCTGCCGACATGAAGCAACCCATAAATAGTTTAGAAGAAAACCAAGATCCACTTGGTATTTGGCGTTCGTTTGTTAATACTGAATTATCAAATGACTACCAAAGCTTGTTTGATCAAATCGATTATCGGGTTATGTTAAAAGCGCCCTCGTTTGAATGTGTTTATCGCTGGCGGTTAGAGCAAGAACATAAACTTGCTGTAGCAACCCAGGGGGCTTCTACGGGGGTGATGTCCGATGAACAGGTCGCGCAGTTTATTCAGAATTACCAACGACTAACCGAACATGCACTTAAAACATTGCCAACAAAGTGTGACACTGTGTATTCGCTAGATGAAACAAGAACGATAACAGGCGAGGAAGTAAAGTAATGACAAGAACGCTAGTTTTCACCGATATGGACGGCACGCTGTTAGACCACCATACTTACTCCTTTGAGGCGGCGAAACCTGCTTTAACAGCGTTAGAGTCACGAGATATCCCCGTTATTCCAACTACCAGTAAAACGTTTGCCGAGCTACAGCCTTTACGGGAGCAAATTGGCCTTAACGGACCATTTATCATTGAAAATGGTGCAGCCATCTTCATTCCTCATGGTTTTTTCAAAAAGAAACCTAGTGGAACCGTATGGGTAGATGGTTACTGGTGTAAATCGTTTATATCCAATAAAAACTACTGGATAAAGCTCCTAGATAAAATCAAAGCGGATTTTGAAGGTGAGTTCAAACAGTTTTCGCAAATGAGTTTAGAAGAAATTCAAAGCAGTACAGGCTTAGATGAAGCATCTGCAGCCTTAGCAGCTAAGCGTCAATTTGGCGAACCTGTGCTTTGGACAGGGTCTGATGAAAACAAACAGAAATTTATTGCTGCAGTTAAAGAGCGTGGCGCCTATCCTCTAGAAGGCGGGCGATTTATCCACGTCTCTGGCAATTGCGACAAAGGCCAAGCGCTTAAATGGCTTGCGGCTGAATACCAAAGACAACATGAATGTCATGTTAAAACCGTTGCTCTAGGCGATGGTAAAAACGATATTGCTATGCTGGAAGCAGCACATATCGCTATACGAATTTTATCTCCGGTAAATCCTCCGCCTTCCGTTAAAAAAGACGAGGTTTATACCAGCACGTTGCATGGCCCAGAAGGCTGGAACGAAATGCTAACTCAATTGCTATCCCTATAATCAGGAGGACACATGGCTGATTTTTATCAAAACGGTGTGGTTACAACTTTACATAATCTTTCTCGTAGACCAACAGAGGAACTAGAAGCCGAATTACTCCGCTTTTCACAGAAACGCCCCATGGCACTTATCTTGCCATCTCTTTTTTCAGAACTAGAAGGTGATGCCTTACCTCATATTGTTGATGAATTAACAGGCGTACCTTATTTATCTGAAATAGTCATTGGTCTGGATAGAGCCGATATGGCGCAGTACAAACATGCGCTTAAGTTTTTCGACAAATTACCTCAGCATCATCGCGTGTTGTGGAACGACGGCCCTCGCTTGAAAGCCCTTGATGAAGAACTACAATCAAAAGGTCTTGCCCCTAAAGAACTAGGTAAAGGCCGTAATGTTTGGTATTGCATGGGCTATGTTTTAGCATCAAACCGTGCTGAGTCTGTTGCTCTGCATGATTGCGATATTGTGACTTACAACAAAGACTTATTGGCGAAGCTTATTTACCCAGTCGCGAACCCGAACTTTAACTATGAGTTCTGTAAGGGTTATTACGCCCGTGTAGCGAACGGTAAAATTAATGGCCGAGTATCACGTTTGTTAGTGACGCCGTTATTACGCGCACTTAAGCGCATTATGGGCGATAACGAATATTTGGAATTTATGGACAGCTTCCGCTATCCATTAGCGGGTGAGTTCTCATTCCGACGCGATGTATTAAACGATATTCGCATTCCAAGTGACTGGGGCCTAGAAATTGGCGTGTTGTCTGAAATGCATCGTAACTATTCGCACAACCGTCTTTGCCAAGCCGACATTTGTGATATTTACGATCACAAACACCAAGATTTGTCGCTTAACGATGAACATGGTGGCTTATCTAAAATGTCTATCGACATTACTAAGGCCATCTTCAGAAAACTTGCTACCCAAGGCTATACCTTTAGTAACGAGATGTTCCGCTCAATCAAAGCGACCTATTTTAGGATTGCACTAGACTTCATTGAGACCTATCACAACGACGCAGTAATGAACGGTCTAACTCTTGATATTCACAGTGAAGAAAAAGCAGTTGAAATGTTCGCCAGTAACATTATGAAAGCTGGTCAGAACTTCTTAGAA
Proteins encoded in this window:
- a CDS encoding kinase, which translates into the protein MDIHGFLKTHQLPSTYADTAQKWFIPLCERLVKHQESAGDSSKAPLVVGINGCQGSGKSTLTDFISAYLTSIYSKKVVCLSIDDFYLDKSQRNALSIKVHPLLATRGVPGTHNMPLALDTFKQLKGSDQVALPRFNKAIDNPFPVNQWPVISAPPDIIILEGWCVGVTPQNAADMKQPINSLEENQDPLGIWRSFVNTELSNDYQSLFDQIDYRVMLKAPSFECVYRWRLEQEHKLAVATQGASTGVMSDEQVAQFIQNYQRLTEHALKTLPTKCDTVYSLDETRTITGEEVK
- a CDS encoding HAD-IIB family hydrolase; the protein is MTRTLVFTDMDGTLLDHHTYSFEAAKPALTALESRDIPVIPTTSKTFAELQPLREQIGLNGPFIIENGAAIFIPHGFFKKKPSGTVWVDGYWCKSFISNKNYWIKLLDKIKADFEGEFKQFSQMSLEEIQSSTGLDEASAALAAKRQFGEPVLWTGSDENKQKFIAAVKERGAYPLEGGRFIHVSGNCDKGQALKWLAAEYQRQHECHVKTVALGDGKNDIAMLEAAHIAIRILSPVNPPPSVKKDEVYTSTLHGPEGWNEMLTQLLSL
- a CDS encoding glycosyl transferase, which codes for MADFYQNGVVTTLHNLSRRPTEELEAELLRFSQKRPMALILPSLFSELEGDALPHIVDELTGVPYLSEIVIGLDRADMAQYKHALKFFDKLPQHHRVLWNDGPRLKALDEELQSKGLAPKELGKGRNVWYCMGYVLASNRAESVALHDCDIVTYNKDLLAKLIYPVANPNFNYEFCKGYYARVANGKINGRVSRLLVTPLLRALKRIMGDNEYLEFMDSFRYPLAGEFSFRRDVLNDIRIPSDWGLEIGVLSEMHRNYSHNRLCQADICDIYDHKHQDLSLNDEHGGLSKMSIDITKAIFRKLATQGYTFSNEMFRSIKATYFRIALDFIETYHNDAVMNGLTLDIHSEEKAVEMFASNIMKAGQNFLENPMETPFIPSWNRVTSAVPDILERLLEAVEADTAEFME